Within the Pengzhenrongella sicca genome, the region GGGCTCGAGGTCGGCGAGTTCGTGTGGACCGGGGGCGACTGCCACCTCTACGACAACCACGTCGACCAGGCCCGCGAGCAGCTCGCGCGCGAGCCCTTCCCGTTCCCGACGCTGCGCCTGCACCCCGCCGCGACGATCTTCGACTACGCCTACGACGACGTCGAGGTCGTCGGCTACCAGCACCACGCCGCGATCAAGGCGCCCGTCGCCGTATGACCGTCGCGCTCGTCTGGGCGCAGGCCCGCGCGCTCGACGGCGGGCCGGCGATCATCGGCGCCGGCGGCGCGCTGCCGTGGCACCTGCCCGCGGACCTGGCTCACTTCCGCGCCCTGACGACCGGCCGGCCGGTGCTGATGGGCCGGCTCACCTGGGAGTCCCTGCCGGCCCGGTTCCGGCCGCTCCCGGGGCGCACCAACCTCGTGCTCAGCCGGAGGCCGGGATTCGAGGCCCCCGGCGCTGTCGTCGTGCCCGACCTCGGGGCGGCCCTCGCGCTCGCCGACGACGGCGCGGGGGAGGTGTGGATCATCGGCGGCGCGCAGCTGTACGCCGCGACGATCGACCGGGCGCACCGCCTCGAGGTCACCGAGATCGACCTCGACCTCGACGGCGACGCGCGTGCGCCGGCGATCGGCGCCGGCTGGCACCGGGACGCGACCGCCTGGCACACGCTCGACGCGGGCCCGCGATACCGCTTCGTCACCTACACGCGGGCCCCCCGCCCCGAGCCGCCGAGGGCCTGACCGGCCGGGCCGGCGGGCTCCGCAGCGCGGCCGGCGGGTATCTTGGCCCCATGTCTCACGTCTCGTCGTCGCGCCCGTTCGGCGCCGTGCTCACCGCCATGGTCACCCCGATGACGGCCGACGGCGCCGTCGACCTCGCGGCCGCCGCGCGCCTGGCCCAGCACCTCGTCGACCACGGCCACGACGGCCTGGTCCTCAACGGGACGACGGGGGAGTCGCCCACGACCCACACGCCCGAGAAGTCCGACCTCATCGCCGCGGTCGTCGCGGCCGTGGGTGACCGCGCCGTCGTCGTCGCGGGCGCCGGATCGAACGACACCGCGCACGCCGTCCGGATCGCCGAGCAGGCCGCGGCCGCCGGGGCGCACGGGCTGCTCGTCGTCAGCCCCTACTACTCCCGGCCCTCGCAGGAGGGCATCTACCAGCACACGGTCGCCGTCGCTGACGCGACCGCCCTGCGCGTCATGCTCTACGACGTGCCCGGGCGGACCGTCGTGCGGTACTCGGCGCAGACGCTCGACCGGCTCGCGGACCACCCGAACGTCGTCGCCGTCAAGGATGCGACGGGCGACGTGTACGGCGCCGCGCGGACGATGGCCCGCACAGGGCTCGCGTACTACTGCGGCGACGACCCGCTGAACCTGGCGTTCCTGGCGCACGGCGCCGCCGGGATCGTGAGCATGGTCGGGCACATCGCGGGCGACGAGCTGGCGGCGATGGTCGCGGCCGTCGACGCGGGCGATCTCGCGCTCGCGCGGGCGACCTTCGTCGCGATGCTGCCGAAGATCGAGCTCATCTGCGGGTCCGGCAACGGCGCCGTGCGCGCCAAGGCGGTGCTCGAGCTCGCCGGCGTGATCCCGTCCCGGGCGATGCGGCTGCCGCAGGTCGCCGCGGACGCCGACGAGCTCGAGGTCGTGCGGGCCGCCATGGTCACCGCGGGCCTGCTCGTCGCGCTGTGAGAACCGCACTGTGACGACGACGCTGTGACGACCATGTTCCACCCGCACCCCGAGCTCGAGCTTCCGCCGCCGCTCGCCGAC harbors:
- a CDS encoding dihydrofolate reductase, with translation MTVALVWAQARALDGGPAIIGAGGALPWHLPADLAHFRALTTGRPVLMGRLTWESLPARFRPLPGRTNLVLSRRPGFEAPGAVVVPDLGAALALADDGAGEVWIIGGAQLYAATIDRAHRLEVTEIDLDLDGDARAPAIGAGWHRDATAWHTLDAGPRYRFVTYTRAPRPEPPRA
- the dapA gene encoding 4-hydroxy-tetrahydrodipicolinate synthase, giving the protein MSHVSSSRPFGAVLTAMVTPMTADGAVDLAAAARLAQHLVDHGHDGLVLNGTTGESPTTHTPEKSDLIAAVVAAVGDRAVVVAGAGSNDTAHAVRIAEQAAAAGAHGLLVVSPYYSRPSQEGIYQHTVAVADATALRVMLYDVPGRTVVRYSAQTLDRLADHPNVVAVKDATGDVYGAARTMARTGLAYYCGDDPLNLAFLAHGAAGIVSMVGHIAGDELAAMVAAVDAGDLALARATFVAMLPKIELICGSGNGAVRAKAVLELAGVIPSRAMRLPQVAADADELEVVRAAMVTAGLLVAL